The following coding sequences lie in one Isoptericola variabilis 225 genomic window:
- a CDS encoding AAA family ATPase — protein MAGRQDELAREQAVVDRLYARLDELRRTTRGRLAEVRRAGPSGSPQNRSERDAFATLYEDRVAQLDAVEDRLVFGRLDLDDDTVRYVGRIGLTDDEHRSLLTDWRAPAAQAFYRATALHPAGVVRRRHLVTSGRSVTGLEDEVLDLDAIDGHDTTHLSGEGALLASLATRRTGRMTDIVATIQAEQDRIIRSELGGALVVQGGPGTGKTAVALHRAAYLLYAHRKVLERSGVLLVGPSRSFLRYIDQVLPSLGETGVVATTIAELLPGVVATGVDTGTVAEVKGRLVWRSIVRRAVRARERVPAQDVRVRVDGHDLVIRRRDVREAIARARRTHKPHNEARATFVREMLARLVDQYAEQLGSALAPEDVAMVTEDLRSDRDVRVALNLAWFPITPEKLVADLYAKPHRLAEAAPELTAAERRLLRRDPDAPWTESDVPILDEAAELLGEDDSLARAEARARAAERQAELEYARSVLESTGAGGGLVDAETLASRFEATGPRLTTAERAATDRSWTYGHVVVDEAQELSPMAWRALVRRVPTRSLTIVGDVAQTSSAAGARSWAAALDPVLRDGWRLEELTVSYRTPAAVADAAQRVAHAAGLPVSPLTAARHVEDSLELVRATPSGPTHPVLEQEVLDQVVGLAREFVGSDGAGRVAVVAPAERVPALRRAVESVLQDALGRAEGARLLAQRPEDAQVVVVSPRETKGLEYDAVVLVEPAAVAEGPGGFSDLYVAMTRPTQRLVVVHERALPEGFAERAAA, from the coding sequence GTGGCGGGCAGGCAGGACGAGCTGGCACGAGAGCAGGCGGTCGTGGACCGCCTCTACGCGCGGCTGGACGAGCTCCGCAGGACGACGCGCGGCCGGCTCGCGGAGGTGCGCCGGGCCGGCCCCTCGGGGTCGCCGCAGAACCGCAGCGAGCGCGACGCGTTCGCGACGCTCTACGAGGACAGGGTCGCGCAGCTCGACGCGGTCGAGGACCGGCTGGTGTTCGGCCGGCTCGACCTCGACGACGACACGGTGCGCTACGTGGGCCGCATCGGGCTCACGGACGACGAGCACCGCTCGCTGCTCACCGACTGGCGCGCGCCGGCCGCGCAGGCGTTCTACCGCGCGACGGCGCTGCACCCCGCGGGCGTCGTGCGCCGCCGCCACCTGGTGACGTCGGGCCGCTCCGTCACGGGTCTCGAGGACGAGGTGCTCGACCTCGACGCGATCGACGGCCACGACACGACGCACCTCTCGGGCGAGGGCGCGCTGCTCGCGTCCCTGGCGACGCGTCGCACCGGGCGCATGACCGACATCGTCGCGACGATCCAGGCCGAGCAGGACCGCATCATCCGCTCCGAGCTGGGGGGCGCGCTCGTCGTCCAGGGCGGCCCGGGGACCGGCAAGACGGCGGTCGCCCTGCACCGCGCCGCCTACCTGCTGTACGCGCACCGCAAGGTGCTCGAGCGCTCGGGCGTGCTGCTCGTCGGGCCGAGCCGGTCGTTCCTGCGGTACATCGACCAGGTGCTGCCGTCGCTCGGCGAGACGGGCGTCGTCGCGACGACGATCGCCGAGCTCCTGCCCGGCGTCGTCGCGACCGGCGTCGACACCGGGACGGTCGCCGAGGTCAAGGGCCGCCTCGTGTGGCGCTCGATCGTGCGCCGGGCGGTGCGCGCCCGCGAGCGCGTGCCGGCGCAGGACGTGCGCGTGCGCGTCGACGGGCACGACCTGGTGATCCGCCGCCGCGACGTGCGCGAGGCGATCGCGCGGGCGCGCCGGACGCACAAGCCGCACAACGAGGCGCGCGCCACGTTCGTGCGCGAGATGCTCGCGCGGCTCGTCGACCAGTACGCCGAGCAGCTCGGCTCGGCCCTGGCGCCCGAGGACGTCGCCATGGTCACCGAGGACCTGCGCTCGGACCGCGACGTGCGCGTCGCGCTCAACCTCGCGTGGTTCCCCATCACGCCCGAGAAGCTCGTCGCCGACCTGTACGCCAAGCCGCACCGGCTCGCCGAGGCCGCACCCGAGCTCACGGCGGCCGAGCGCCGGCTGCTGCGGCGGGACCCGGACGCCCCGTGGACCGAGTCGGACGTCCCGATCCTCGACGAGGCGGCCGAGCTGCTCGGCGAGGACGACTCGCTCGCGCGCGCCGAGGCGCGGGCGCGGGCCGCGGAGCGGCAGGCCGAGCTCGAGTACGCCCGCTCGGTGCTCGAGTCGACCGGGGCGGGCGGCGGGCTCGTCGACGCCGAGACGCTCGCGTCGCGCTTCGAGGCGACCGGCCCGCGCCTGACCACCGCCGAGCGCGCCGCCACCGACCGCTCGTGGACGTACGGGCACGTGGTCGTCGACGAGGCGCAGGAGCTGTCGCCGATGGCGTGGCGCGCGCTCGTGCGCCGCGTCCCCACGCGGTCCTTGACGATCGTCGGCGACGTCGCCCAGACGTCGTCGGCCGCCGGGGCCAGGTCGTGGGCCGCGGCGCTCGACCCCGTGCTGCGCGACGGCTGGCGGCTCGAGGAGCTCACGGTGAGCTACCGCACGCCCGCCGCCGTGGCCGACGCCGCCCAGCGCGTCGCGCACGCGGCGGGGCTGCCCGTGTCCCCGCTCACGGCCGCGCGACACGTCGAGGACTCGCTCGAGCTCGTCCGCGCGACGCCGTCCGGGCCGACGCACCCCGTGCTGGAGCAGGAGGTCCTCGACCAGGTCGTCGGCCTCGCGCGCGAGTTCGTCGGGTCCGACGGCGCGGGCCGGGTCGCGGTCGTCGCGCCCGCCGAGCGCGTGCCGGCGCTGCGTCGGGCCGTGGAGTCGGTGCTGCAGGACGCGCTCGGGCGCGCCGAGGGCGCCCGTCTTCTCGCCCAGCGCCCGGAGGACGCCCAGGTCGTCGTGGTCTCCCCGCGCGAGACCAAGGGGCTCGAGTACGACGCCGTCGTGCTCGTCGAGCCGGCGGCCGTCGCCGAGGGCCCGGGGGGCTTCTCGGACCTCTACGTCGCCATGACGCGCCCGACGCAGCGCCTCGTCGTCGTGCACGAGCGCGCCCTGCCCGAGGGCTTCGCGGAGCGCGCCGCCGCCTAG
- a CDS encoding PP2C family protein-serine/threonine phosphatase gives MSSGDVPRTPGGQGPTAATSPEPVRVLLVEDDDADALLVDEQLRDAGVTVELRRARSLAEALGSLGRSDVECVLLDLGLPDSFGLAAVEQLRQVAERAPVPPALVVLTGHTGVDQGVQAVAAGADDYLVKGEIESDLLGRSLRYALQRRRSVAQQRALYRSEVRAAETARLERALLPKPLVQDGKVSVMVGYLPGGNGLLGGDFFDTVERPDGTVLSVIGDVAGHGPDEAALGATLRTAWRTLVLTDTPAERVLPLLERVLLTERSRPEIFVTLCQVAVSPGRDHAQVALAGHPAPMLLTGPVGDVRCEVLPDDARGRALGIPVEGGWDAHRVELDGPFALMLYTDGLVEAEVDPEGLAVELPRRRGVPRLGVEGLHALVSEELAREGIEGVVERVLRRVRRLHGGPLTDDAALLVVGWTGRDTKILGTRSSTLADSDEWART, from the coding sequence ATGAGCAGCGGCGACGTGCCCCGCACCCCGGGTGGGCAGGGTCCGACGGCCGCCACGAGCCCCGAACCGGTACGCGTGCTGCTCGTCGAGGACGACGACGCCGACGCGCTGCTCGTCGACGAGCAGCTGCGCGACGCCGGCGTCACGGTCGAGCTGCGCCGGGCGCGCTCCCTCGCCGAGGCGCTCGGGAGCCTCGGCCGCTCGGACGTCGAGTGCGTGCTGCTCGACCTGGGCCTGCCCGACTCGTTCGGGCTCGCGGCGGTCGAGCAGCTGCGGCAGGTCGCCGAGCGCGCGCCCGTGCCGCCCGCGCTGGTGGTCCTCACGGGTCACACGGGCGTGGACCAGGGCGTGCAGGCCGTGGCCGCGGGCGCGGACGACTACCTGGTCAAGGGCGAGATCGAGAGCGACCTGCTGGGACGGTCGCTGCGGTACGCGCTGCAGCGGCGCCGGTCGGTCGCCCAGCAGCGAGCCCTGTACCGCAGCGAGGTCCGCGCGGCCGAGACCGCGCGGCTCGAGCGGGCGCTGCTGCCGAAGCCGCTCGTGCAGGACGGCAAGGTCTCGGTCATGGTCGGCTACCTCCCGGGCGGCAACGGGCTCCTCGGCGGCGACTTCTTCGACACGGTCGAGCGCCCGGACGGGACGGTCCTGTCCGTCATCGGCGACGTCGCGGGCCACGGCCCGGACGAGGCCGCGCTCGGCGCGACCCTGCGCACGGCCTGGCGCACGCTCGTGCTCACGGACACGCCCGCCGAGCGCGTCCTGCCGCTGCTCGAGCGCGTGCTGCTCACCGAGCGTTCGCGCCCGGAGATCTTCGTGACGCTCTGCCAGGTGGCCGTCTCGCCGGGCCGCGACCACGCCCAGGTGGCGCTCGCGGGCCACCCGGCGCCGATGCTCCTCACCGGCCCGGTCGGGGACGTGCGCTGCGAGGTCCTGCCCGACGACGCGCGCGGGCGGGCGCTGGGCATCCCGGTCGAGGGCGGCTGGGACGCGCACCGCGTCGAGCTCGACGGCCCGTTCGCGCTCATGCTCTACACCGACGGGCTGGTGGAGGCCGAGGTCGACCCCGAGGGCCTCGCCGTCGAGCTGCCGCGGCGCCGGGGCGTGCCGCGTCTCGGCGTCGAGGGCCTGCACGCGCTCGTGTCCGAGGAGCTCGCGCGCGAGGGCATCGAGGGCGTCGTCGAGCGCGTCCTGCGGCGCGTGCGCCGCCTGCACGGCGGGCCGCTGACGGACGACGCGGCGCTGCTCGTCGTCGGGTGGACCGGGCGCGACACCAAGATCCTCGGGACGCGGTCCTCCACGCTGGCCGACTCCGACGAGTGGGCGCGCACGTGA
- a CDS encoding ATP-binding protein, whose product MSSSTSLRDRLRRPLVAVGAVLLLTVAVALVAVWRILALLGGGGPDATAVDRALVWSEVVLVVVGILALLVVLVCVFAWVQLERSVIRPLGRLAAAVRQASTGAHEHEIPVEGAGEIATLASDVEHMRRELVQQVEEVRQLHEEAERAHELLREQTRELERSNRDLEQFAYVASHDLQEPLRKVASFTQLLQKRYGGQLDDRADQYIGFAVDGAHRMQRLIQDLLSFSRVGRSGADWEDVDLEAVLEQVLHDVGDRVSESGAEVTHDPLPVVRGERALLAMLLMNVVSNAIKFRHPERPPRIHLSARRDGDAWELACTDNGIGIDPQYAERVFVIFQRLHPKEVYSGTGIGLALVKRVVEHHGGRVWVGPAPTGGTTVRWTLRTAGEPDLG is encoded by the coding sequence GTGAGCTCCTCCACGTCGCTGCGCGACCGGCTCCGGCGGCCGCTCGTGGCGGTGGGCGCCGTCCTGCTGCTCACGGTCGCCGTCGCGCTGGTCGCGGTCTGGCGCATCCTCGCGCTGCTGGGCGGGGGAGGGCCCGACGCGACGGCCGTCGACCGCGCGCTCGTGTGGAGCGAGGTCGTCCTCGTCGTGGTCGGCATCCTCGCGCTGCTCGTGGTGCTCGTGTGCGTGTTCGCCTGGGTCCAGCTCGAGCGGAGCGTGATCCGGCCGCTCGGGCGCCTCGCGGCCGCCGTCCGCCAGGCCAGCACGGGCGCGCACGAGCACGAGATCCCCGTGGAGGGGGCGGGCGAGATCGCGACGCTCGCGAGCGACGTCGAGCACATGCGGCGCGAGCTGGTCCAGCAGGTCGAGGAGGTGCGCCAGCTCCACGAGGAGGCCGAGCGCGCGCACGAGCTCCTGCGCGAGCAGACCCGCGAGCTCGAGCGCTCCAACCGGGACCTCGAGCAGTTCGCGTACGTCGCGTCGCACGACCTGCAGGAGCCGCTGCGCAAGGTCGCGAGCTTCACGCAGCTCCTGCAGAAGCGGTACGGCGGCCAGCTCGACGACCGCGCCGACCAGTACATCGGCTTCGCCGTCGACGGCGCGCACCGCATGCAGCGCCTCATCCAGGACCTGCTGTCGTTCTCGCGCGTCGGGCGCTCGGGAGCCGACTGGGAGGACGTCGACCTCGAGGCCGTCCTCGAGCAGGTGCTGCACGACGTCGGGGATCGGGTCTCCGAGTCGGGGGCCGAGGTCACGCACGACCCGCTGCCCGTCGTCCGCGGCGAGCGCGCGCTGCTCGCGATGCTGCTCATGAACGTGGTGAGCAACGCGATCAAGTTCCGTCACCCCGAGCGGCCCCCGCGCATCCACCTCTCGGCGCGCCGCGACGGCGACGCGTGGGAGCTCGCCTGCACCGACAACGGCATCGGCATCGACCCGCAGTACGCCGAGCGCGTGTTCGTGATCTTCCAGCGGCTGCACCCCAAGGAGGTCTACTCGGGCACCGGGATCGGCCTCGCGCTGGTCAAGCGCGTCGTCGAGCACCACGGCGGCCGGGTCTGGGTCGGGCCCGCGCCCACGGGCGGCACGACCGTACGCTGGACCCTGCGCACGGCGGGCGAGCCGGACCTCGGCTAG
- a CDS encoding response regulator, which produces MTDQQTGIEVLLVEDDPGDVLMTREAFAEHKVANRLSVVSDGVSAMQFLRKEGEHADAPTPDLILLDLNLPRMDGREVLAAVKEDPELKQIPVVVLTTSEAEEDVLRSYALHANAYVTKPVDFDRFIEVVQQIDDFFVTVVRLPGR; this is translated from the coding sequence ATGACGGACCAGCAGACGGGTATCGAGGTTCTCCTCGTCGAGGACGACCCGGGCGACGTCCTCATGACGCGCGAGGCGTTCGCCGAGCACAAGGTCGCCAACCGTCTGTCGGTCGTCTCCGACGGCGTCAGCGCGATGCAATTCCTCCGCAAGGAGGGTGAGCACGCCGATGCGCCCACGCCCGACCTCATCCTGCTCGACCTCAACCTGCCGCGCATGGACGGGCGCGAGGTGCTCGCCGCCGTGAAGGAGGACCCGGAGCTCAAGCAGATCCCGGTGGTCGTGCTCACGACGTCCGAGGCCGAGGAGGACGTGCTGCGCTCGTACGCGCTGCACGCGAACGCGTACGTCACCAAGCCCGTCGACTTCGACCGCTTCATCGAGGTCGTGCAGCAGATCGACGACTTCTTCGTCACCGTGGTGCGGCTCCCGGGCCGCTGA
- a CDS encoding proteasome assembly chaperone family protein: protein MLDPLGIYQVDEDAVARTLADHLADRAGSPAPDAGRAGPVLLHSLRGFVDAGAAGEIAAEHLARHLTATRLVTFDVDQLLDYRSKRAVMTFDADRWADYEEPFLVIDHVRDAEGTGFLLLHGSEPDLQWERVVAAVRGLVDRFSVSLTVGFHGIPMGVPHTRPLSLTAHATRTGLVEDYTSFFGRVQVPGSMAALLEYRLGQAGHDAMGFTVHVPHYLGQSRYTPAAVVALQHVERATGLDLATGQLTAAAAEATIEVERQVRESAEVAAVVKALEEQYDAFTRSVGRTNLLAEQAPLPTAEELGAEFERFLAQQGDD from the coding sequence TTGCTGGACCCGCTGGGCATCTACCAGGTCGACGAGGACGCCGTCGCGCGCACGCTCGCAGACCACCTCGCGGACCGCGCCGGGAGCCCGGCGCCGGACGCGGGGCGTGCGGGCCCGGTGCTGCTGCACTCGCTCCGCGGCTTCGTCGACGCCGGGGCGGCGGGCGAGATCGCGGCCGAGCACCTCGCGCGGCACCTCACGGCGACGCGGCTCGTGACGTTCGACGTCGACCAGCTGCTCGACTACCGCTCGAAGCGCGCGGTCATGACGTTCGACGCCGACCGGTGGGCCGACTACGAGGAGCCGTTCCTCGTGATCGACCACGTCCGCGACGCGGAGGGCACCGGCTTCCTGCTGCTGCACGGCTCCGAGCCCGACCTGCAGTGGGAGCGGGTCGTCGCGGCGGTCCGCGGGCTGGTGGACCGCTTCTCGGTCTCGCTCACGGTCGGCTTCCACGGCATCCCCATGGGCGTGCCGCACACGAGGCCGCTGTCCCTGACCGCGCACGCGACCCGCACGGGCCTCGTCGAGGACTACACCTCCTTCTTCGGCCGCGTGCAGGTCCCCGGCTCGATGGCCGCGCTGCTCGAGTACCGCCTCGGCCAGGCCGGGCACGACGCCATGGGCTTCACGGTGCACGTGCCGCACTACCTCGGCCAATCGCGGTACACGCCCGCGGCCGTCGTCGCCCTGCAGCACGTCGAGCGGGCGACCGGGCTCGACCTCGCGACCGGGCAGCTCACGGCCGCGGCGGCCGAGGCCACGATCGAGGTCGAGCGCCAGGTGCGCGAGTCGGCCGAGGTGGCCGCGGTCGTCAAGGCGCTCGAGGAGCAGTACGACGCGTTCACGCGCTCGGTCGGGCGCACGAACCTCCTGGCCGAGCAGGCGCCGCTGCCGACCGCCGAGGAGCTCGGGGCGGAGTTCGAGCGGTTCCTCGCCCAGCAGGGCGACGACTGA
- a CDS encoding cold-shock protein produces MTQGSVKWFNAEKGYGFIAQDGGGADVFVHYSAIQSQGYRTLEEAQRVEFEITQGPKGPQAEQVVPL; encoded by the coding sequence ATGACGCAGGGTTCTGTGAAGTGGTTCAACGCGGAGAAGGGCTACGGCTTCATCGCTCAGGACGGCGGCGGGGCCGACGTCTTCGTGCACTACTCGGCGATCCAGTCGCAGGGGTACCGCACCCTCGAGGAGGCCCAGCGGGTCGAGTTCGAGATCACCCAGGGCCCCAAGGGGCCGCAGGCGGAGCAGGTCGTCCCGCTCTGA
- a CDS encoding spermidine synthase, whose translation MARRTRPRRSPGSPEAPTLPEGPVEIDTGTAHLERDPDHPERVTLHVNGVPSSALDLADPGFLAFEYMQQMAAVLALLPPGPLRVLHLGAAGCALARYVEHERPGSRQLGVDVDARLTTLVREWFALPRSPLLRLRADDAGRALEGVVPGSYDVVVRDVFADDRTPEHLAGTAFAAAAHRALRPGGVLLANCADRPPLTLARRELATLARAFGGDAAAAGRLAAVAEPGVLKGRRYGNVVLVAVRAAEGEEDGAGAAGGPPARPDLGDPALGRGLRTLAVPARLLAGDDVARFVGTAAALP comes from the coding sequence ATGGCCCGCCGCACCCGCCCGCGACGCTCCCCAGGATCCCCCGAGGCACCGACACTGCCCGAGGGCCCGGTCGAGATCGACACGGGCACCGCGCACCTCGAGCGGGACCCCGACCACCCGGAGCGGGTGACGCTGCACGTCAACGGCGTGCCGAGCTCGGCCCTGGACCTCGCCGACCCCGGGTTCCTCGCGTTCGAGTACATGCAGCAGATGGCCGCCGTCCTCGCACTCCTCCCGCCGGGCCCGCTGCGCGTGCTGCACCTCGGCGCGGCGGGCTGCGCGCTCGCCCGGTACGTCGAGCACGAGCGGCCCGGCTCGCGCCAGCTCGGCGTCGACGTCGACGCGCGCCTGACGACGCTCGTGCGGGAGTGGTTCGCGCTCCCCCGCTCGCCGCTGCTGCGGCTGCGAGCCGACGACGCCGGCCGTGCGCTCGAGGGCGTCGTGCCGGGCTCGTACGACGTCGTCGTGCGCGACGTGTTCGCGGACGACCGGACGCCCGAGCACCTCGCGGGCACGGCGTTCGCCGCGGCGGCGCACCGCGCGCTGCGGCCCGGCGGCGTGCTGCTCGCCAACTGCGCCGACCGGCCGCCCCTGACGCTCGCGCGCCGGGAGCTCGCGACGCTGGCGCGGGCGTTCGGCGGCGACGCCGCGGCGGCCGGACGGCTCGCCGCCGTCGCCGAGCCGGGCGTGCTCAAGGGGCGGCGCTACGGCAACGTCGTGCTCGTCGCCGTCCGGGCGGCCGAGGGCGAGGAGGACGGCGCGGGTGCCGCCGGCGGCCCGCCGGCGCGACCCGACCTGGGCGACCCCGCGCTCGGCCGGGGCCTGCGGACGCTCGCGGTGCCGGCGCGTCTCCTCGCGGGCGACGACGTCGCGCGGTTCGTCGGGACGGCCGCGGCCCTGCCCTGA
- a CDS encoding SAV_6107 family HEPN domain-containing protein: protein MSPRTSTRTAGPRVVPPDVARLLARADAELAAAEAAADAAERFVHAHLAALRAAAAVVALRGRPSRRSGARSVWDMLAVVEPGLSAWSVYFASGARLRAAVDAGHGEEVPPARADELVACAEDFRDEVGMLVDPDAGFARPFATASAAS, encoded by the coding sequence ATGTCGCCTCGGACCTCGACCCGGACGGCGGGACCTCGGGTCGTCCCGCCCGACGTCGCCCGACTGCTGGCGCGCGCGGACGCCGAGCTCGCGGCGGCGGAGGCCGCGGCCGACGCCGCGGAGCGCTTCGTCCACGCTCATCTCGCGGCGCTCCGCGCCGCCGCCGCGGTCGTGGCGCTGCGGGGAAGGCCTTCGCGGCGCTCCGGTGCGCGCTCCGTGTGGGACATGCTCGCGGTCGTCGAGCCGGGCCTGTCGGCGTGGTCGGTGTACTTCGCCTCGGGCGCGCGGCTGCGTGCCGCCGTCGACGCCGGGCACGGCGAGGAGGTGCCGCCCGCGCGCGCCGACGAGCTGGTCGCGTGCGCGGAGGACTTCCGTGACGAGGTTGGCATGCTCGTCGACCCCGACGCCGGCTTCGCCCGGCCGTTCGCGACGGCGTCGGCGGCCTCGTGA
- a CDS encoding DNA polymerase IV, producing the protein MSRAPRAAGANRDWGSDESGTPVLHVDMDAFFASCELARRPELRGRPVIVGGRERGVVLAATYEARAFGVRSAMSMAAARRLCPQAVVVPPDHALYHEVSRSVMGMLGEITALVEQVSVDEAFLDVSGARRRLGAPTEIAARLRERVRAEHGITCSVGIAQNKFVAKLASTHAKPDGMLLVPADATVAFLRTLPVGALWGVGEKTEQALARWGITTVAQLADTDVPTLQAAVGAVHGAHLHDLAWGRDPRPVVPEHAERSVGAETTFDQDLWDAAAVERRLLELADRVAGRLRRQDTVGRTIALKVRTSDFRTLTRSRTLPTPTDLAQEIYAVARELFAGVDRRGLAVRLVGVRAENLERRTGLAAQPTLDEAVDARTEARREAELALDAVRERFGRAAIGLGAPAPAPVRTAPRT; encoded by the coding sequence GTGAGCCGCGCCCCGCGCGCAGCCGGCGCGAACCGCGACTGGGGCTCGGACGAGTCCGGCACGCCGGTGCTGCACGTGGACATGGACGCCTTCTTCGCGTCGTGCGAGCTGGCTCGGCGTCCCGAGCTGCGCGGCCGGCCGGTGATCGTCGGCGGGCGCGAGCGCGGCGTCGTGCTGGCCGCGACGTACGAGGCGCGGGCGTTCGGGGTCCGGTCCGCGATGTCGATGGCGGCCGCGCGTCGGCTGTGCCCCCAGGCCGTCGTCGTGCCGCCCGACCACGCGCTCTACCACGAGGTCTCGCGCTCGGTCATGGGGATGCTGGGCGAGATCACGGCGCTCGTCGAGCAGGTCAGCGTCGACGAGGCGTTCCTCGACGTGTCGGGCGCGCGGCGCCGCCTCGGCGCCCCGACCGAGATCGCCGCGCGCCTGCGCGAGCGTGTCCGTGCGGAGCACGGGATCACGTGCTCGGTCGGGATCGCGCAGAACAAGTTCGTGGCGAAGCTCGCCTCGACCCACGCCAAGCCCGACGGGATGCTGCTCGTCCCGGCCGACGCGACCGTCGCGTTCCTGCGCACGCTCCCCGTGGGGGCGCTGTGGGGCGTGGGGGAGAAGACGGAGCAGGCGCTCGCACGGTGGGGCATCACCACGGTCGCGCAGCTCGCCGACACCGACGTGCCGACGCTCCAGGCCGCGGTCGGCGCCGTCCACGGCGCCCACCTGCACGACCTCGCGTGGGGGCGCGACCCGCGGCCCGTGGTGCCCGAGCACGCCGAGCGCAGCGTCGGCGCCGAGACGACGTTCGATCAGGACCTCTGGGACGCCGCCGCGGTCGAGCGTCGGCTGCTCGAGCTCGCGGACCGCGTCGCGGGCCGGCTCCGCCGCCAGGACACGGTGGGCCGGACGATCGCGCTCAAGGTGCGCACGAGCGACTTCCGCACGCTCACGAGGTCGCGGACCCTGCCGACCCCGACCGACCTCGCCCAGGAGATCTACGCGGTCGCGCGCGAGCTCTTCGCCGGCGTCGACCGGCGGGGGCTCGCCGTCCGCCTCGTCGGCGTGCGGGCGGAGAACCTCGAGCGGCGCACCGGCCTGGCCGCGCAGCCCACGCTCGACGAGGCGGTCGACGCCCGCACCGAGGCCCGGCGGGAGGCGGAGCTCGCGCTCGACGCCGTCCGGGAACGCTTCGGGAGGGCGGCGATCGGGCTCGGTGCACCGGCCCCCGCGCCGGTCCGGACGGCCCCGAGGACTTGA
- a CDS encoding DUF3040 domain-containing protein yields MPLSEYEQRVLEQMERALTSDDPRLANTLQQTSRRSPLRYVLAGVGVVAGLLLLVLGAATSRPVVGVIGFVLMFAGVAYAFAAPRKSGPVGVVRPDGTVDASAGPQPGGRKAGRGTTKTTTTGDGFLARLEERWERRRREGR; encoded by the coding sequence ATGCCTCTGTCCGAGTACGAGCAGCGCGTGCTGGAGCAGATGGAGCGCGCGCTGACCAGCGACGACCCCCGTCTGGCGAACACCCTGCAGCAGACGAGCCGGCGTTCGCCGCTGCGCTACGTCCTGGCCGGCGTCGGCGTCGTCGCCGGTCTCCTCCTGCTCGTCCTCGGGGCGGCGACCTCGAGGCCCGTGGTCGGCGTCATCGGGTTCGTCCTCATGTTCGCCGGCGTGGCCTACGCCTTCGCCGCCCCCCGCAAGAGCGGTCCGGTCGGGGTGGTTCGTCCGGACGGGACGGTCGACGCGTCGGCCGGGCCGCAGCCCGGCGGGCGCAAGGCCGGTCGCGGCACCACCAAGACCACGACCACGGGCGACGGCTTCCTGGCACGGCTCGAGGAGCGCTGGGAGCGCCGCCGCCGCGAGGGGCGCTAG